Part of the Cercospora beticola chromosome 5, complete sequence genome is shown below.
CATATGCCAGGTCTTTGGGCGTGTTGCTTCGATCTTTGTCGCTCCTTCCCTTTGTCGCGTAGCAGCCACGCTTTCCCGCCTTCCAGGGAAAGAACCGTCTGCCTAGATGCGAGCTCTCGCTTCACTTTGGCCGCCTGAAATCGTATACAGCGAATACATGACTGATAATGTCTCGGACTCAGGAGCGCGCGAAACGCATGGCGTTGCTGAACGCGGGTCCACAGGTGCCAGCCGTGACTTCAAACGAGCAGCATGGTCAACTCATCCCGCTAAAAGGTGACCACTTCCTCCGACGCGACACATACGACATTCCAATCGAAGAGAACGAAGAGTTTCCCATTCGATCACGGAACGTCGAATCCGGCAAACCTCGCTCGACGAGAGATATTGATCCGGAAGACTCACCACTATCAGAAGATGAGCTTGAAGCCGTCTATGGCGGGAACGCAAGTCCAATACGCTCATCTCCCCATCAGACACTACTGAGCGAGAAGATTCACGATCAGCAACAGCGGCGATCGAGTGTCGCTGGCCGACCTAAGAGGAGACGAATCTTACAGCCGGATGCTCAGAAGCCTGCAGTACCCAGTGCACCGGTGCAGCCCGAGGCAGTGCCTTTCAATGCACCAATCATCACGCATgatcaagatcgagaaggctCCCCGTCAGACAAGATCACTCCACGCCTGACGAGCGCGCCCAAGCACGCAGTCTCCAAGCGAACCAATCTTCCGCGACCAAAGCCAAGTAGAGAAACAGCAACGGTGGTGCGGTCTCGCCGTGAAGCAGCCGCCCGGCGACTTCCGGTCAATGAACTGTTGCTTGTGAGGTCTCCTTCCGAAGTAGGCTGCACACCTGATCCACGCAGCACCGCCCCTGATacagaagaccaagacccAATCGAGAGCAGCTGTACTGGAGACACACCGAATTATCATGGTAGAGGTAACAGGAGGTCTTCGCCGATCAAGGCTCCTTTGACCTCACTCAGACGACGTATCAAGAAGCCAAAGTCTTCTCACAAGTCGATTGTGGCATTGCAACGAAAGGCTCTCGCACGTGCGCCATTTTTCAAGGCAACCAAGCAGAAGACGGTGACTGGAGACGGGTTCGAGATATCAGAGATGAAAGTCACCCATCCGAAGCCTGTCATGAAGCGGCGCTGCGGTCGCCGAAATTTAGCAAATTTAGCAATGGGCTTTTCCACCTTGACCCTCAAGCCAGGTCCTCTGCCCGATGTTGAATTCTTTCCAGACATTGTGAAAGAAGAGGTTAAGGCAGAATGTGCTGCAACTGTGTTAATGGAAGACGAAACAGCTCACACTGGTGGGAGCGGCTTCCGCCAACAACATTCTGCCGAGCCGGCACAGCAGCGCACAGTCACCTTTAGCGATCGTGTGCTGGACGAGATGATGTTCCAACGACTGTCTTCGGTCACGGCGCCCAAACGCGTCTACTCCATATCCTCGGACGAGAGTGAGGGCGAGGACTACGGGCACGACGATTGGAATCAATCCGAGACCGGAACGCATGAAGGAGACAACCAGGGTAACGAAAGGCCTCGTACGGTCTCTGCCTCTCCTCGTCCTGCAACACCGGGGGCTCGGCGTGCGTTGGATCATTCTGCCCGATCGAGTCATTCGTTAACCCGATCTCCCTCAACCCAAGCTCGTAGCACAGGCGTTCAGTTCGACTTTCGCAAATCTTCAGCCACGTCGGCTGCTAGACCTTCATTCGACAAGCGTCATCTGATTGAAGTCGACGAGATGATTATGGACGACCCTGACACCGATATGATCTTTCCGGTCCACGACCATGGCAATGAGGAGATGCTCGAGCCAAATGTGCACGTAGTGGATCTTGTTGATCGCAATACGCCTTCGCTCTCGAAGCCTCGCGCACCACGCTCCATATTGCGCCGGAAAAGCTCTTTGCAGCAAGAGAGCAACACTCATCCCGAGAACACTGCAGCAAATACGCGGCGCAACAGCATTCGAATTGCCGATGAGAGCCACTACTTCAACGTGCACTCGAACGACGATGCTGAAGACGAGCAGCACTCtgaggaagagcaagagcctACACCTCGTAGACGCAACACCGAGATAAACCTCGACGAAAGCCGCTACTTCAGCGAAGTAGCCGGTCGACTCCAGCAAGACGCCAGCAAGAAACCTCGCATCATCAAGCAGCGCTCCAGTGAAGCCAGACGAGCCAGCTGGCTCAGCCAGCAAGAAGTTCTGATACCTGACAGCGATACTGCCGTGCTCGAATCGTCCACGGATGTCCAGGATGCTTCCCCTGGACCGCCTGACTACACAAATTTCAGCAAGCAGAATGTTCTGATGCGGAATGGCGATACTACTTGGACTTCGTCGAACGTGCCAAGGATGTACAAAGATCTGAAGACACTGACGAGATCAGTGAGTCAGGAGCATGGTACGTTGAGTCAGTCGGTGCGGAGGAAGTCGAGTTTGTCGTTCCGTTCGCCTACAAAGGCGAAATGAAATGGCATGGTAGCGCAGGATagcatggaggaggaggtctCAAATGGAGACAGGATGAATCGTTGCAGAATGACTATGGTCTTGGCTGGCGTGCGAAGATTTCCTTGCCGCCGCAACTCTAACTCCGCTAGCTTTCGCTATTATGTTCCGATGCGTGTGAATCAAATGTACTCGTGAAGCATCACAATATTGAACGTCTCTTCGATATTGATTGAAATTTATGCGCCGCCAACTAATCTTCCAACAATTGGGGTGCACGAGCCGTGTGATGACTAAGCGTTCAAGAAAGTCTCGAACTCGAACTTTTGTGCATCTGCATACATCAAACCCAGGATCCATCAGAATCTAATGTCTAAACGCGACCGGCAGGAGGATGGAGGCGACAGGCCGCCTAAGCGCGCGCGGTCTGAGCATCAGCCCGCTCAAGTCTTCGAAGTAACGTACGCGCGAGACCTCCAGCGGTATCTGGTCTTCCGCCAAGATGGAGAACAGCAACAACTACTGAACGGCATCGCCTCTTTCAAGGCATTTCTTGAGAGTATCCTGTATCACAAGGAAGAAGACAATCGAGGACGGCAGATATCGATACTGCGAGAATATCTGGACACACAGAAGCCTAGCGATCCCAAGGATACCGAGCACCCATTTCTTGCACAACTATGGCAAGCCTGGTCTTTTGCCAACCAGAACAACAAAGATCATCTGGCATCCACTGTCTGCGCAGTGTTGTCGCTATTGCTCAAGACCCTCTCTGGAATCTTGGACCTGCGAGAATACGGACTGCTACTGTGCCGGACAGtcctgcagcaccagcatcTTCGTCTCATCAAGCGCTGTCTTGATGGTCCCAAGCACAAGGACTTCATCATCTCCCCATCTTTGCGACTGCTCATAGAAGTCACCAGCTTCGACGGAGGTGTACTGGCCCGAGAAGTGTACAAGCGCCGCGAGCAAACATTCGACACCAGCACGATTCGCCGCAATCTCGGGCTCGTCAAATTTGATGTCTCGGAGGAGGACGCTCGCAAGAGGCCATCTATCCGCATTCTCACAGTGCGATATCTCTTGGTTTTGTTCAAGCACTTGCACGAGGGTGGCAAGATTGACATCCTGAACAGCAAGCCACTTTGCAGCGCGCTGTTCCAGTTCGTACAAGCAGATCCCACCGATCTGGTCATCGAGCTGTTATCTACAGTGGAGCAGAACATTCTCAAGGATGAAAATGTACCTCGGACGTCCAAAGCTGCTATGTTGACATCGCAAAATCTGGAGAAGGTGACTTCAGTTGCCACTCGTAGTCTCGAAGAGCATGCTGCGGCCGACCGCGCCTTCGACTGGCTGAAGGCTGTATGCAGCAAAGAAGCTTATGGAGTGCTGAGAAAGGCCGGCTGGTACCCTGCTGGAACTACAGAGCCACGCTCGAAGCAGTCTGAGGACAACATCGACCTCGGACTGGACAGTCTGGAGTTCTACGATGACGGCGAACCCATCAACGTTCGTAACAGTATCTTACTGTCGTACATTGCCACTTTGCGTGCTCATGCTGACGAGCGAGAACGGGAACTGCTCTTGACGTGCTTCCGGTCTGCTCCAGAACTGGTTGCGGCATACTTTTACAACAGTAAACTGCAGCTCGACCCGAAACTTTCCAATACCTGGATTGGATATGCTTCGCTGATGTCTGAGGTGGTGCGCCTCGATGTGCCTCACATtgttggcgaagaaggagaagcaccACTGGTTCCGCCACAGACGAAGATCATGATTGAGAACATCTTGCCACAGCCGCTCACATTGCAAGTCCTCAATCGCTGTCTAAGTCAAAATGAGGAActcatcgccttcttcgccgtccGCATCCTGATTGCTGCTTTACAGAAATTGGAAGCTGTCCTTGTGCAGCTACGAAAGCACAGCAAGAGCCAGCTATGGGAGCAGGCCAGTGAACGACTGGTACAACGCTTCGTCGAACGAGCGCCCAAGCTGAAAGATGTGTTCTCTGTCTTTCGGAAGATGTCGGACAATCATTCGCATGCCCTGCAAAGAGAGTCCATCACCAGACTGATGCGCTTGTACTACGAAGTGATTCCTGTTCAAGCGCTCGAGGACCCTGTGGATATATCCAATGCCTTGACAGAatcgctgctgcacagcGAGGAGCCTGATGTCAATACAAATGATGAGACTGGAGGTCTACGGGCGCTGGAGCTTGAGCATCTACTCACCGTCGCGCGACACAGTACTGGCATGCGTTGGTTCCATAAGCAAGGTGGCCTAAAATACACTCCTGTTGTCACACTGCTGCGTATACATCGGAGGGAGGTGACCAACTCGCAGATCCGCCTACTGCTCGAAAGCGTGCTCACCGAGAACGGCATTTTGAACGCAATTGATGATGTTCAACAGTCGTCGCCTTTTGATGCTCTGGTCGCGAGCGTTACAGCACTTTCCGATGACAGCACTGCGTGGGACTTCATCGACGACTGCATCGGACGTGCAACACGGAAGCCGGTCAAATACGTCGATGATCTTGAAGCCCTTGATACTTCTGACGCAACATTGCCAAGCATCCTTGCGGCCGTCGTGCTTGAGCAGGCTTCATTCGTGACCGCAAAAGACTCCGAGCAAGGCAAAGCAGAGGCACAATGGATTGTCCagttcttgagcttgctACAGCTTACCTCGGACGGCAATGCAAAACTCGCCGAGGTCTCAAAGAGATGCATGAAGGTGCTGGCCAAGCTGGCGAAACCTGACAAAGCTCATGCTTCTCAGGCTTTGCAGACACTAAAGGGTGCGTTGCCAATGGAGACTTCTACAGCGAATGCGGAAGAGGCAATCGAAAACCCACAAGCTCCAGCTCTAGCCTTCGATCCACCACCAGCTGAGCGAGAGAACCACACCGAACTCTTCCGCTGGGCTCAAAAGGACATGGACCTCGCAATCGAAGACGGCGATATCTCAGCCTTGATCCTTTGCCTCTGCTCCAGACACAACGATGTCCGCAGACAAGCCCTCACCCAACTGAACAAAGTCAAACTCCAACTGCGACCATCCTCCATCGACCCCGAAACAATTGCCGACGACCACACGCACATCTCCCTTCTGATCGGCGAACTCACCGAAACCTTCGAACTCCACTACCTGCCTTTCGACAAGCCTCTTCCTTACTTGGCAGGTACTTTCGCCTCCCGTGCCCTAAGCATCCAAACTCATCCTTCTCATTACCTCTACGCCAAACTGAACCACTTCCTCATCCGAGGCGCGAAATGGGACGTCAAACGTCTTCCTCGATACTGGATCGAGAAGACTTTCCTTGCCGAAcctgatgatgacgatgcttACTGGAAAGAAGTGCAATGGGTGCTAGACTGGCTCGTCGATGGCATTCGCACTTCTGCGGACCTCGAGATTCTGAGAAAAGGCGATCAGAAGAAAGAtgcgacgaagaagccggAAGTGATGGAGATGGTTTTGGCGTTGTGGGGAAGTACTGGGGCGAAGAGGAATCGGCTTGTGAGAGAGAGGATTGCGGAATTGGTGTACAGGATTAGTTGTGTGGATGATGGCTCAGATGTTTTGATTACGAGGAGTGGAGGGCTGAGCTGgttgaagatggcgaagaaagaggatGGGAATGACATGATAGAAGCATTGAAGGAGAGGATTGGAGAGATGTGTGATGGAGAGAGGATACAGAACTGGAAAGGTCTCAAAATGGTGGAAGCTTAGTCTGCCATTGAAGGTGGTTTTGCAGCAGAAATTTTGACCCCATAGTTGTCAGAGCGAGTGATGTACTCGGTGATGTGCAAAGCAATATCTCATTAGAAGGGCGACTCCAATCCATAATGCTGATCAATGTCAAACCACTCCAAGGTACATAATCGCGAACCGAGACGAGGTTGCCAACGAACGTCCTTGGTCTAGCGGTAGCCCAGTAAATCGCGTTCAAACACGTGTTTGGGAGACGAGAAGGCGACAGTATCGAAGGGAGAGAATTCACTCACCCTGTTGTACTCCTTGGATCTCTCGCCGTTTGGCCGAGGGCGGATGTTTTTGCACTTCGCATCCCCTTTTGCCTCAGCCAACCGCAGTCCTGCTGATCgtcccttcttcgccttcgcaagATCTCTACTCTGTTGTCTCCTGGAAGCTAAGGGTACACAGTGTACATGATGTTTCCAAACAGTCTGCTCATCAACGATCATCCTTTGTCTAGCAGTAGCTCAGTAAGTCGCATGCATAGCATGTGCGTGCGACGTTCATGAGCAAGAAACTCGACCACAGGCAAAAGAAAGACTGGCGTGGAACGTGTTGTGGGCGGCGGCAGGATTTCAGAGGCGATTGTTTTGCCCCTTGTTTGCAGGTTTTGTCCAGGTCCatgtcttcttcacttccttGCCATGTCTCCCAGACTTGAGCTCGTATGTTCCTTTTGACCGAGATTATGGAGTATGCAGCATACATGATCGATCACGAGAAGACCCATCTCAACGATTCGTTCTTGGCCTAGGGATATGCCTAGTAAGTCGCATGTATACCATGTGCCGGGGAATGCATGTCAGCGATACAACCGCTTACGATCTGTCAAACTCGGATTGTAACCGTTGAACGTTCCAGCTCTCGTAGCCAAGGACGATTATTTTGCTCCTCAAAACTCACTTTTGCCATACATAGCTCTGGGGCCTCCCTTTGTCTCTATGGGGCGTGATCTGGCTTGTTTTCTTTTGTATCCATACCAGAATCTCGCAGCATGTTTATTCATTTCAGAGGCAACGTGTCTCAACGATCGTCCTTGGTCTGGTGGTATGTCTGTAAGTCGCGTCAACCTCGGAGAAGCGCTGAACGCTAAGGGATGGATGGAGACACGTTGAGTCTTGCAGCCCAGATGATGAAATGAGACTCTGCTCGTGTCTGGATCTTGCTGCCACTCGATCGATGGTGATTGTTTTgctctttatatctacttttgTCTCCACAAATTGCTTTTGGCCCTCTTGTTGCGCCGGAGTTACGGACATCGGTCATTTCTTTTTGTCATTCTGGCTGAAGAATACATCGTATATCATAATTTCGAGATCTTGAGCCCCCAAAGGTCGTCCTGGGTTCAACGGTATACTTCGTAAGTCGCGTTCCATTCAACAAGCGCTGTGTAGCGGTTACCTGCATGGGTCCGTTCCAAAGTCCAGACATCACTTGATCATTCGGCGACTTGTTCGAGGCCATGTCTCTGCTGATCGCGGGACTGGGGGCGATCATTTTGCTCTTTTGTCATCTCGTTAGGCCAATTGCGAAGATGATTACTTTGTCCATACATCGCTCCGGCTCACCTCTGTGCCAATACATCTCGGTGTAGGTAGGCTTTGTGTTGCAGTGTAGAATGTGGCGTCTGATCTTAAAGGTTTCCTTCAGAACAGCAAGGGTTAGACGACTGTTCTACAGTGGCGACAGGGATGCAAGACTCGCATCGTCTAGGCACATCAGTTAGATATGCAGGCGTGGATGGGCTACCGATATAGCGTGTCCATCGAGGTAAAGTATCCTTAAGTCTCGCTTTCCTTGATCTTCACTACTATGCCGTACGACATGCATATTGCTTTGTCGAATCCAAGCGCTTGACGATCGTTCTTGGTCTAGTGGTAGATTCTCTAAGTCGTAATCCACGGATTATGCTTGAACTTGCCGAATCGCTTGCTCTACATTTAAGCTTCACATGAGCTGAATGCTGAGAGTGGCTTCGGCGTCCACAGCGACCAGAGGCGATTGTTTTGCACTTCCTCAGTTATCTTCGCCTCCATAGCTACAGGAATCATGTCAACCTTTGCTCCTGCAGGACCCTTTCAATGCATCGGGCAAGACCGACCGTTCAGTCCGAGCATCATACGCGACCCCGTAGGCTATATATCATGGACGCTGATAAGGTATCTCAACGGTCGCCCATGGTCTAGTGGTAAACTGAATAAGTCATAGGATCTGAACTGTGCTTGAGATTCCAGGCCCGATGTCACTCTCATCGACTCTGGGGTCATCAGTGTCGAGGAGTGAGAATTCCAGCCTACCTTGGGTCATGGGCCTTTGTTTTGCTTCCAAGCAGTTCCCTTATCTGCCAGTATATTTTCGATGTCTACTCGTGTATATTCTTTTTGTCATCGGAGACAGTCGCGGAACCCGTTCGAACATATCTTTGGGCACTTCATACTACGGCACTCATGGCTGTGCGAAGTGGGTGCAAGTGTTGAGCCGTTGGTCGTGGCTCTGTGGTAAAGAGTACGAATGGTGCGTCAATGACGCAGCACTGGATCTCATGGATTTGAAGCAGGCTGGCCTTCTGGTCATCTCATCTCTGTTTTCAAAGGTGCTTCCCAGTGCGCGTGTTTCAATCTTACGCTCCCGGGGCGACAGTTCATGCAGATAGATGACGCGGTGAGGTGAGCACCTTGTCATGGTATTGCGCCTGGTGATGATCACGTTGTGCCACTCTCTGAGTGCTCCCCTTGACAGCCATTGCGCTACTCGTTGAGCCTTTGTGGCGCAACTGCTTGTCATCGGAGTTGGTGTGTTCAGTCTGGTGCTTCAAAtgtcctcatcctcttcgccgcCATCATCTCGATCCTCAATTCCATTCGTCATGGCCAGACCCTCCATtccgtcgtcatcatctccGACCGTGCCCAGCAGAGTAGAATTCGGAccattcttcgacttctgggCCCTCAAAATGACAAGCCTCGCCCTTCTGATagcttcctcctccgccttcttgATCGTCCCGCTGACTCTCACGACCTGTATCACGCAAGGCTGGTCCAGTGGTTTCGGCAATCTGGTCGCGAACGACAAAGCAGCCCACACAAGTCTGTAATGTTCTCTTGCCACTCGTACGATGGCGGTTGATGTGGCTGGTGAGCAGTATTTGACTGTATGGATATTAGTATACGGCTCGCAAGCGGCCAAATGATGCCCTGGGAATATGGAAATACGCACTTTGCAAGCTCCCGGCGATCATGCCAGCTCCGTAGTCCCCAAAAAGCTCGGAAACTCCATTTTTGATCATCTTGTGCAGCGTTCCGCCATTAAATTGATCAGAGCTCGGTCGTCGAAATTGGACTGCCCATGGCAGCTCATCGACCGTTTTGCTTGCGACTGTTGATTTGGGCTTGTCCTCGTTCGGATAGAGGATGTTGAGCAGGAGATATCGGTGCTTGATGCGGACCATCTTGGGCGATTTCAACCTTCTTCACGTGGAATATGATAGTCTTGGGTATCCAGAGAGCTGAGCATAGTACTTTGTGCCAGCCTGAAGGATATTTACATCTTTCTGTATTGTTGTCGTCGCGTGCCCAAGACCTGACGTCGCGTCGCGAGAAAAAGTTCAGCGGAGCCAATTCCGCTCCGAATCGCAACCTCGAAAAAAGTCCAGAAGCTTGAACTTCTTCTCATTCACATCACCACAACACTCGTCACCATGTCGGACAGTCGCTTCGAAGCTCTTCAGAAGGATCCGCGATACAGATTGCCTTCGCGAAAAGAAGCGCGCACATCAGTCGACCCTCGCTTCAAAACTCTCTTCACCGATCAGGATTTCCGCAAGAAGGCGACTGTCGATCGATATGGGCGCAAGATCAAGCCCGAAGCGGGCAAGAAGGAGCTTGAGAGGCTGTATCGACTAGAAAAGAAACCAAAGAAACAGGAGCGAGAGGTTGCGGGCAGTAGCGAGGAGGACAGtgaagaggagagcgaggaagaggaagaactgGTCACTGCGAAAAAGCACGATCCTGCGCGCGATGGAGGATTCGATGAGAGTTCGTCGAGCGAGGAAGAGACttcggacgaggaagaagacagcgacgaggatgaagaagaggacgaagaggccGAGCTTGCAGATGCGACAGCCGGGCACGAGCAGACAGAAGAAATTCCTATGGGTGAGGTCACAAAACGAATAGCTTGCGTGAACCTGGATTGGGACAACATAAGAGCTGCAGATATCATGGCTGTTGCACAAAGCTTCTTGCCTGCCAGTGGCAAGGTGGAGAGTGTTGTCATATATCCTAGCGAATTTGGCCGAGAACGCCTGGCGAGGGAAGAGGTGGAAGGGCCGCCAAGAGAAATCTTTGCATCGTCGAAACGAAAGAAtcagcaggaagaggatgacgacagcgagagcgaggacgacgagacaATCAAGGAGCGGCTGTTGAAGCAGCAGGCCAGTGAAGGAGAGGAATTCGACTCAGCCAAGTTGAGGCAGTATCAGCTGGAGCGACTGCGGTACTACTATGCTGTGATTGAGTGCTCGGACGAGCACACTGCCAAGACACTATACGATGCCATGGACGGGCGAGAATATCTGTCGACATCCAATTTCTTCGATCTGCGCTTCGTTCCGGACGACACATgcttcgaggacgatgaagtaCACGACGAATGCATGCAGCTCACGCAAGGGTATACGCCAAACGACTTCCGGACAGAAGCTTTGACACACTCGAAAGTGCAATTGACCTGGGATCAAGACGATGCGACACGGAAGGAAGTGCAGAAACGAGCTTTCTCTCGAGCAGAGCTGGACGAGAACGATCTTCAGGCGTACATCGGATCGGATGACAGTGATGCAGACAGCACTTCGTCGCGGATGTCAGTCGcggagaaaaagaagaaggcaaaagcgGCGGTTCTGCGGGCAAAGCTTGGCCTAGGTGCTGAGCCTGAGAAGGCCTCGGGCAACGACAAAGAGGTTGTAGGAGACATGCAAATTACGTTCACTTCAGGTCTTAGCAACACCAAGGACAAAGGTAGCGTGTTTGAGAACGAGCCACAAGACGAAGAGTCGACGAAACAGCGATACATTCGCAAGGAGAAGGAACGAAAGCAGAAGCGAAaggagaggatgaaggcTCGAGCCAATGGTCAAGTTGAGGACTCAGATGCCGAAGAGCAGCCTGTCGAGACTGCAGCGAATGGCGCCGACGCTGAttcagaagatgatgatccCTTCAATGACCCATTCTTCAACGATCCTGCTCTCGCGGCCAAGCAAGAAAAGGCGGCTAAGAAAGCAGAGCGAGATGCAAAACGAGCAGAGAAAGAAAAGGCTGCGGTAGAAGCTGAAGGCCGCAAAGCAGAACTCGAGCTTCTTATGGCAGGCGAGGACGGCGCAGAGCACTTCGACATGCGAGACATTGAAAAGGCAGAGAggcaagcgaagaagaaaggcaagcacgcgaagaagaacaagaaggatgttgtcgaagatgATTTCAAAGTCGAGACTAACGATCCGCGATTCGCTGCGCTGTTCGAGAGTCATGAATATGCAATTGATCCTACGAATCCAAAGttcaagaagacgaagggGATGGAGACTCTGCTGGAAGAGggcaggaagaagagaaagggaAGACAtaatgaggaggatgacgacgCTCCACCGAAGGagagcaggaagaaggcgaaatcAGAACAGAAGCAGAGTGCTAATGGTGCTGATGACGATGTGAAGGGCCTTGTGGCGAGGCTGAAGGGCAAGAATAAGGGCAAAAGTAAAAGTAGGTAATTGCGTTCCGTGGAGACGAGTGCTCAACGATCTAACTTGACGCCCCTAATTTTATGGGTTTTCGATGTTCGGTATAATGTATTGCACACACCTTGCCCCATAAAGTCTGGACCTGGAAAGCAAAACAATCGCGAAGGAGCTGGAAGGCGCCAAGATGATGTTCGGTGTCTACAGGTCTTAGAATGACCTATTACACTGATGCTCACATGCTGGAAGTCAAGCATCACGGTAACTGCAATGACTTACTGACGATACCACCAGACCAAGCACGATCTTTGAAGACCTCTGATTGATTGAAGTATATGAACACCTACAACCGCAGGATATGCGATAGATCTTGACTGCAGATAAGAACTCATTCAAACTTCGAGGAGACGTGACGAGCATGGAGCAAAATGTGACGGCAGAAGACCATAAAAACAGGCAAAACAATCGCACCAAGGCGAAGCTAGCTGCTGAGCGCGACTTCAAACGTGAACTAAGACAAATTTTCATCTTGGGCTCGAGAGAACTCGAGGACCCACTGAGTCAAGCATCGAATGATCCAATGACTTACTGACTTGACTACCTCACCCGGTACGATCGTTAGCCTCCAGCCCCTTTGAGTTGTCATATAGCTTGCTTCGTTAGCTATAGCTGCTGCAAAAGGGATCGTTACATGTCCGACCAAAACGGGAAAAATACCACAGTGAAAGCAAAACAATCACATCCGGCCAGCTGGTTTAAGCGAGGTGGATTCTACAGGAATTTTAAGCAAGTTACTGCCAAGTCAACCGCCGCCTGTTCGTACAGCGTCAGGCAAACCTGACGACTTACGTACTTGACCATTTCACCGGACACCATCGTTGAGCATTGATCATCTTTGTTTGCTAATAAACCTCCAGTCAAGTCGTGCGCTTGCAAAAGTAAGGGGCCAAGCTCAGTTGGCAATTCGGATAATAGAATGGTTCGGGATCAACAAAACAAACGCAGTCAGCGAGATCTTAGAACACAACCGCGCCACCCACACCTGTGTACAGGTTTGCGTCGAGGGAAAACGTTCTGAAGAAGTCAGCATCAGTCTCACCTGACGACTTACGACTCGACCATCTTGCCGGATGCGATCGTTGGAAGCTGGTAATTTGTGGCAAAGTATAGAGACC
Proteins encoded:
- a CDS encoding uncharacterized protein (BUSCO:EOG0926025H), producing MSKRDRQEDGGDRPPKRARSEHQPAQVFEVTYARDLQRYLVFRQDGEQQQLLNGIASFKAFLESILYHKEEDNRGRQISILREYLDTQKPSDPKDTEHPFLAQLWQAWSFANQNNKDHLASTVCAVLSLLLKTLSGILDLREYGLLLCRTVLQHQHLRLIKRCLDGPKHKDFIISPSLRLLIEVTSFDGGVLAREVYKRREQTFDTSTIRRNLGLVKFDVSEEDARKRPSIRILTVRYLLVLFKHLHEGGKIDILNSKPLCSALFQFVQADPTDLVIELLSTVEQNILKDENVPRTSKAAMLTSQNLEKVTSVATRSLEEHAAADRAFDWLKAVCSKEAYGVLRKAGWYPAGTTEPRSKQSEDNIDLGLDSLEFYDDGEPINVRNSILLSYIATLRAHADERERELLLTCFRSAPELVAAYFYNSKLQLDPKLSNTWIGYASLMSEVVRLDVPHIVGEEGEAPLVPPQTKIMIENILPQPLTLQVLNRCLSQNEELIAFFAVRILIAALQKLEAVLVQLRKHSKSQLWEQASERLVQRFVERAPKLKDVFSVFRKMSDNHSHALQRESITRLMRLYYEVIPVQALEDPVDISNALTESLLHSEEPDVNTNDETGGLRALELEHLLTVARHSTGMRWFHKQGGLKYTPVVTLLRIHRREVTNSQIRLLLESVLTENGILNAIDDVQQSSPFDALVASVTALSDDSTAWDFIDDCIGRATRKPVKYVDDLEALDTSDATLPSILAAVVLEQASFVTAKDSEQGKAEAQWIVQFLSLLQLTSDGNAKLAEVSKRCMKVLAKLAKPDKAHASQALQTLKGALPMETSTANAEEAIENPQAPALAFDPPPAERENHTELFRWAQKDMDLAIEDGDISALILCLCSRHNDVRRQALTQLNKVKLQLRPSSIDPETIADDHTHISLLIGELTETFELHYLPFDKPLPYLAGTFASRALSIQTHPSHYLYAKLNHFLIRGAKWDVKRLPRYWIEKTFLAEPDDDDAYWKEVQWVLDWLVDGIRTSADLEILRKGDQKKDATKKPEVMEMVLALWGSTGAKRNRLVRERIAELVYRISCVDDGSDVLITRSGGLSWLKMAKKEDGNDMIEALKERIGEMCDGERIQNWKGLKMVEA
- a CDS encoding uncharacterized protein (BUSCO:EOG09261FAX), whose translation is MSDSRFEALQKDPRYRLPSRKEARTSVDPRFKTLFTDQDFRKKATVDRYGRKIKPEAGKKELERLYRLEKKPKKQEREVAGSSEEDSEEESEEEEELVTAKKHDPARDGGFDESSSSEEETSDEEEDSDEDEEEDEEAELADATAGHEQTEEIPMGEVTKRIACVNLDWDNIRAADIMAVAQSFLPASGKVESVVIYPSEFGRERLAREEVEGPPREIFASSKRKNQQEEDDDSESEDDETIKERLLKQQASEGEEFDSAKLRQYQLERLRYYYAVIECSDEHTAKTLYDAMDGREYLSTSNFFDLRFVPDDTCFEDDEVHDECMQLTQGYTPNDFRTEALTHSKVQLTWDQDDATRKEVQKRAFSRAELDENDLQAYIGSDDSDADSTSSRMSVAEKKKKAKAAVLRAKLGLGAEPEKASGNDKEVVGDMQITFTSGLSNTKDKGSVFENEPQDEESTKQRYIRKEKERKQKRKERMKARANGQVEDSDAEEQPVETAANGADADSEDDDPFNDPFFNDPALAAKQEKAAKKAERDAKRAEKEKAAVEAEGRKAELELLMAGEDGAEHFDMRDIEKAERQAKKKGKHAKKNKKDVVEDDFKVETNDPRFAALFESHEYAIDPTNPKFKKTKGMETLLEEGRKKRKGRHNEEDDDAPPKESRKKAKSEQKQSANGADDDVKGLVARLKGKNKGKSKSR